In a genomic window of Tissierella sp. Yu-01:
- a CDS encoding S41 family peptidase, whose translation MSKKLLILLLAITLLIPSAAFAESALPIDLYQREADLLFLIDAFQYIKGNYPFEVEDDQLIEGGLKGMLQTLDPYSDYYTPEESGLLYDDILGQFTGIGVYIEEKNSYINIVDTIKGAPSEEAGLKKDDLIVSVDGVDIKGMPADDVTSMIKGQEGTKVRLGILRNNKTKPIYIEVMRKEVEINPVEYEVIEKNIGYIKLSEFTQSSTKEMKSALKELDKVGINKIILDLRNNPGGLLDKAIEISRLFVPKGPVVHIKEKGKALTTYSSFNENPKYEIVLLVNRNSASASEIVAGAVRDTKSGILIGQKTFGKGIVQSMIPLSNGGILKMTTAEYLTPNKTSIHGIGIIPDIQVENTLEEDLQLKEAIKAFK comes from the coding sequence ATGTCAAAAAAACTACTAATACTACTATTAGCAATAACTCTATTAATACCAAGCGCCGCATTTGCAGAAAGTGCATTACCAATAGACTTATACCAAAGAGAGGCAGATTTACTATTCCTTATAGATGCTTTTCAGTATATAAAGGGCAATTATCCATTTGAAGTAGAAGATGATCAACTTATAGAAGGTGGACTTAAAGGAATGCTTCAAACCCTAGATCCATATAGTGATTACTATACACCTGAAGAATCAGGATTATTATATGATGACATATTAGGTCAGTTTACAGGTATAGGAGTATATATAGAAGAAAAAAATTCCTACATTAATATAGTAGATACGATTAAAGGTGCTCCAAGTGAAGAAGCAGGTCTTAAGAAAGATGACTTGATAGTCTCAGTAGATGGTGTGGATATAAAAGGGATGCCAGCAGATGATGTAACAAGTATGATAAAGGGACAAGAAGGAACTAAAGTAAGACTAGGTATCCTTAGGAATAACAAAACTAAACCAATATATATAGAAGTAATGAGAAAAGAAGTTGAAATTAATCCAGTAGAATATGAAGTGATAGAAAAGAATATTGGATATATAAAATTATCAGAGTTTACTCAATCATCAACAAAGGAAATGAAAAGTGCATTAAAAGAACTAGATAAAGTAGGTATAAATAAAATCATTCTAGATTTAAGGAATAACCCAGGAGGCTTATTAGATAAAGCAATAGAAATATCAAGACTATTTGTTCCAAAAGGTCCAGTAGTTCATATTAAGGAAAAGGGAAAAGCCTTAACAACATATTCATCATTTAATGAAAATCCTAAATATGAAATAGTACTATTAGTAAACAGAAATAGTGCATCAGCATCAGAAATAGTAGCAGGTGCAGTAAGAGATACAAAGTCAGGAATCCTAATAGGTCAAAAAACCTTTGGTAAAGGCATAGTACAATCCATGATTCCCCTATCTAACGGAGGAATTCTAAAGATGACAACAGCAGAATACCTAACTCCAAATAAGACAAGCATCCACGGAATAGGTATAATCCCAGATATCCAAGTAGAAAACACGCTAGAAGAAGATCTACAACTAAAAGAAGCAATCAAAGCCTTTAAGTAA
- a CDS encoding S-layer homology domain-containing protein has translation MSKKVLSLVLALVMVLGSFSFVSAASLNDVAGTVYEEAVGRLSLLGILEGYPDGSFKPEGEITRAEFAAVAVRAKGLANAAKAAEGLPTGFTDVPTWNWASGVVGTAAKAGIVNGVGHGLFAPQAPVKYEEAITMLVRALGYEASATAKGGYPYGYLIVANEIGLLDEVKGTQGVAATRGIVAQMTDNALEIPLMIQVGFGSETKWVVSGSKEHGTDASEQYLLDSLGFDSVTGRVTSVNSNRKAMTVTVEDEDEVARIGKSKVSIDVPAGFDIYEVEGLETKFWYKGEVVITKVLEEAKYDAIEYIAKDDEIKLITEDEEYEIGVEEKAKPSYAVTINGKDYDDKKAETKADYAKIVINNDDEIIWGQGYTLDGFVVIEEVDGFDVISVDDYNEINVEDYLIVKEGKEISVKDLEEGDVLYYNDDQEFAVVNNNSKTGEIERVYESAREVKFAGSTYDWADDAIYVTEDGKIDELDADILDELMDEEEEVTIFFNFKNEVAVVLTGEIAGTSDYYVLTKNANAYAGRGGKMLALDVRNAEGAKLTFDVDEDFVDASEDGDYLVQDKDGEFKVETLTLVTGNEVASLSKGQVLKITLDKDGEPKEIAKMYKFDVKNNEDIEVEDSKVVANETGKSYRLKSNAVVFYDGTKEAVKLGAAKDVFSEVKGNTAAFYQDKGDVVAIVGETDADTDTTTVSGLFEKAENAKKLKNGQWEIKIRVFGSNKTYVTKDDDLVDPFKDLDGLVIDLEIGEKSGEIELANGKAAVEATHNDGKVTSVGGRNITVEGKNYTLNPGYKVYDTDLKEIDLDDVKGKQVRLYMDGNSARYANYVVATEKAVDSDDDSAEGTVTYINFADKVAIIDGKALEIDSRTMLYNATGDLVGVGVTQLLGTDGTDGLLRKDDVVKDVEVKDGKIVSLVGTKLAQQDAAIRTVITTADGAGALTKAQLDAVAGLKHKGDVAANLTAYDAAIDALTAAEKAAVKTLAQLQAIINKTDVATDKAADEQAGTTLEATIGAMVAATTTNEDVADARAAYDALGAAGKAKVTSIAKLEAAEKALKDAKAALADEIADAKALYVAENASLTAIENDPVLVADIKAVAGYATELADLRTAIDALNSARAAANAFDVEGDTVTATSIDVETGKVTTAITNVNNAKAALKLITDQL, from the coding sequence ATGAGTAAAAAAGTATTATCATTAGTACTTGCTCTAGTAATGGTACTTGGAAGCTTCAGCTTCGTATCAGCAGCATCATTAAATGACGTAGCTGGTACAGTATATGAAGAAGCTGTAGGCAGATTATCATTATTAGGCATACTAGAAGGATATCCAGATGGTTCATTCAAACCAGAAGGAGAAATCACTAGAGCAGAATTTGCAGCAGTAGCAGTAAGAGCTAAAGGCTTAGCTAACGCAGCTAAAGCAGCAGAAGGTTTACCAACAGGATTTACAGATGTTCCTACATGGAACTGGGCATCAGGTGTTGTTGGTACTGCAGCAAAAGCAGGTATCGTTAACGGTGTGGGACATGGACTATTTGCTCCACAAGCACCAGTTAAATATGAAGAAGCTATAACAATGTTAGTTAGAGCATTAGGTTATGAAGCATCAGCTACAGCAAAAGGTGGATATCCATACGGATACCTAATCGTAGCTAATGAAATAGGTCTTCTTGACGAAGTTAAAGGAACTCAAGGGGTTGCAGCTACAAGAGGAATCGTAGCTCAAATGACTGACAATGCATTAGAAATTCCATTGATGATTCAAGTTGGATTTGGATCAGAAACTAAATGGGTTGTATCAGGCTCAAAAGAACATGGTACTGATGCATCAGAACAATATCTATTAGATTCACTTGGATTTGATTCAGTAACAGGTAGAGTAACAAGTGTTAACTCAAACAGAAAAGCAATGACTGTTACTGTAGAAGATGAAGATGAAGTAGCAAGAATAGGGAAATCTAAAGTATCAATCGATGTACCAGCTGGATTCGACATCTATGAAGTAGAAGGATTAGAAACTAAATTCTGGTATAAAGGTGAAGTAGTTATCACTAAAGTATTAGAAGAAGCAAAATATGACGCTATTGAATATATTGCAAAAGATGATGAAATAAAATTAATCACAGAAGATGAAGAGTATGAAATAGGTGTAGAAGAAAAAGCTAAACCTTCTTATGCAGTAACAATTAATGGAAAAGATTATGATGATAAAAAAGCTGAAACTAAAGCAGATTATGCAAAAATTGTTATAAACAATGATGATGAAATAATCTGGGGCCAAGGATACACATTAGACGGATTCGTAGTAATAGAAGAAGTTGATGGATTTGATGTTATAAGTGTTGACGATTATAATGAAATTAATGTAGAAGACTATCTAATCGTTAAAGAAGGCAAGGAAATATCAGTAAAAGATCTTGAAGAAGGCGATGTATTATACTACAACGATGATCAAGAATTTGCAGTTGTTAATAATAACAGCAAAACAGGCGAAATTGAAAGAGTATATGAATCAGCTCGTGAAGTGAAATTTGCTGGAAGCACTTATGATTGGGCAGATGATGCAATCTATGTAACTGAAGACGGTAAGATAGATGAACTTGACGCAGATATTCTTGATGAGCTTATGGATGAAGAAGAAGAAGTAACAATATTCTTTAACTTCAAAAATGAAGTAGCAGTAGTATTAACTGGTGAAATAGCAGGAACAAGTGATTATTACGTATTAACAAAGAATGCTAATGCATATGCAGGTAGAGGCGGCAAAATGTTAGCATTAGATGTTAGAAATGCTGAAGGTGCTAAGTTAACATTTGATGTTGATGAAGATTTTGTAGACGCAAGCGAAGATGGAGACTACTTGGTTCAAGATAAAGATGGCGAATTTAAAGTTGAAACATTAACTCTTGTTACTGGTAACGAAGTTGCTAGCTTGTCTAAAGGTCAAGTATTAAAGATAACTTTAGATAAAGATGGCGAACCAAAAGAAATTGCAAAAATGTATAAATTTGATGTAAAAAATAATGAAGACATCGAAGTTGAAGATTCTAAAGTTGTAGCTAACGAAACTGGAAAGAGCTACAGATTAAAATCAAATGCAGTAGTATTCTATGATGGAACTAAAGAAGCGGTTAAATTAGGTGCTGCTAAAGATGTATTCTCAGAAGTAAAAGGAAATACAGCTGCATTCTATCAAGATAAAGGTGATGTTGTAGCAATTGTAGGAGAAACAGATGCAGATACAGACACTACAACAGTATCAGGATTATTTGAAAAAGCTGAAAATGCTAAAAAATTAAAGAATGGTCAATGGGAAATTAAGATAAGAGTATTTGGAAGCAACAAAACTTATGTAACTAAAGATGATGACCTTGTTGATCCTTTCAAAGATTTAGATGGTTTAGTAATAGACTTAGAAATCGGTGAAAAATCTGGAGAAATTGAATTAGCTAATGGAAAAGCAGCTGTAGAAGCTACTCATAATGACGGAAAAGTAACTAGTGTAGGCGGTAGAAATATAACTGTTGAGGGTAAGAATTATACATTAAACCCTGGTTATAAAGTTTATGACACTGATCTTAAAGAAATTGATTTAGACGATGTAAAAGGTAAACAAGTAAGACTTTATATGGATGGCAATAGTGCTAGATATGCCAACTATGTAGTAGCTACTGAAAAAGCAGTTGACTCAGATGATGATTCAGCTGAAGGCACAGTAACTTATATTAACTTTGCAGATAAAGTAGCTATAATAGATGGTAAAGCACTTGAAATTGATAGCAGAACAATGCTTTATAATGCAACAGGAGACCTTGTAGGAGTTGGTGTTACTCAATTACTAGGAACTGATGGAACTGATGGCTTGCTAAGAAAAGATGATGTTGTTAAAGATGTTGAAGTTAAAGATGGTAAAATAGTATCATTAGTTGGTACTAAATTAGCACAACAAGATGCAGCTATAAGAACAGTAATCACTACTGCTGATGGAGCAGGTGCATTAACTAAAGCACAATTAGATGCAGTGGCAGGATTAAAACATAAAGGTGATGTAGCAGCTAACTTAACAGCATACGATGCAGCAATTGATGCTTTAACAGCGGCAGAAAAAGCAGCAGTTAAAACATTAGCTCAACTACAAGCTATAATTAATAAAACTGATGTTGCAACAGATAAAGCAGCTGATGAACAAGCAGGAACAACACTAGAAGCAACAATAGGTGCAATGGTTGCAGCAACAACTACTAATGAAGATGTAGCTGATGCAAGAGCAGCATACGATGCTTTAGGAGCAGCAGGAAAAGCTAAAGTTACTAGTATAGCTAAATTAGAAGCAGCAGAAAAAGCATTGAAAGATGCAAAAGCAGCTTTAGCTGATGAAATAGCAGATGCTAAAGCACTATACGTAGCAGAAAATGCTAGTTTAACAGCGATAGAAAATGACCCAGTATTAGTAGCTGATATAAAAGCAGTAGCAGGTTATGCAACAGAATTAGCAGATTTAAGAACTGCAATAGATGCTTTAAACTCTGCAAGAGCAGCGGCTAATGCATTTGATGTTGAAGGAGATACTGTAACTGCAACTTCAATCGATGTTGAAACAGGTAAAGTAACAACTGCTATTACGAATGTTAATAATGCTAAAGCGGCATTAAAATTAATAACAGATCAACTGTAA